A window of the Artemia franciscana chromosome 3, ASM3288406v1, whole genome shotgun sequence genome harbors these coding sequences:
- the LOC136025555 gene encoding uncharacterized protein LOC136025555, producing MTANVDVIINKMPELETVLELSQIDFATLTEISPKNSRFQLTEDSISPTGYKIFSNLSIPNCRRGVAVLASIEFQVRNISVPNSYLPWVEATWVSLSLPNEMFVLSSIYKSPSSPCQLSSQRAIAEMMQFILCNFPKATLLMTGDFNLPSVFWIDGQGMTRSNPEQNPLIQVLADNFLYQTITVPTRMCPGQNPSTLDLVITNDPEKVIRTQTLSPIGSSDHMPVLSSIQLNSKPSKYTKQPFTNYKMMAEERIDANLETHISNDVEASWLILKNTLLESQANHTSVTWKKIPKTLLFLTLRIKNLCNRKKKLWEKFVKQKTTTVYEKYKITSNLLRKETRKLTVYYEEHLAKNVKENPKLFWKHISLRKLGRHSVPDQENNSSVSSCASEKANLLNQQVASVFSKDDLQSTLPPAEQAHTPIPMLHSPITLEEVTKQLKELDANKSTGHDGLTPRLLKELSPAISVPLAKLFNLSLTQGKLQRD from the coding sequence ATGACAGCTAACGTCGATGTTATCATCAATAAGATGCCAGAACTGGAAACAGTGCTCGAATTAAGTCAGATAGATTTTGCAACTCTGACAGAAATTAGCCCTAAGAATTCCAGATTTCAACTGACAGAAGACTCGATCAGTCCCACTGGGTACaaaatcttcagcaatctgtccATTCCAAACTGCAGAAGAGGAGTTGCTGTTCTGGCTTCCATTGAATTTCAGGTAAGAAACATTTCTGTCCCGAATTCTTACTTGCCTTGGGTTGAAGCCACTTGGGTGTCCCTGTCCCTACCTAACGAAATGTTTGTCCTAAGCTCAATTTACAAGAGCCCCAGTAGTCCATGCCAGCTGTCCTCTCAAAGAGCAATTGCTGAAATGATGCAATTCATATTATGCAACTTCCCAAAGGCAACTTTGCTCATGACAGGGGACTTCAACCTCCCAAGCGTGTTCTGGATAGACGGCCAAGGTATGACCAGGTCAAACCCTGAACAAAACCCACTAATTCAAGTCCTTGCTGACAATTTTCTGTACCAAACAATAACCGTGCCCACAAGAATGTGTCCGGGACAAAATCCTTCAACACTTGACCTAGTCATAACCAATGACCCAGAAAAGGTGATCAGGACACAGACTCTAAGTCCGATTGGCTCAAGTGACCACATGCCAGTCCTCTCATCTATACAACTCAACTCCAAACCATCAAAATATACTAAGCAACCCTTTACTAATTACAAGATGATGGCAGAAGAGCGGATAGATGCCAATCTGGAAACTCATATCTCAAATGATGTGGAAGCTTCATggctaattctaaaaaataccCTACTCGAGAGCCAAGCCAATCATACCAGTGTGACATGGAAAAAGATACCAAAAACTCTACTTTTCCTCACCCTAAGAATCAAGAATCTATGCAataggaagaaaaaactttggGAGAAGTTtgtgaaacaaaaaacaacaacagtatACGAGAAGTACAAAATTACCAGCAATCTCCTCAGAAAAGAAACGCGGAAACTCACTGTATATTACGAAGAACATCTTGCAAAAAATGTCAAGGAAAACCCTAAGTTATTCTGGAAACATATCTCCCTGCGTAAACTAGGCAGACACTCAGTACCAGACCAGGAGAATAATAGCTCAGTCTCTTCCTGCGCCTCCGAAAAAGCTAACCTTCTGAATCAGCAGGTCGCCTCAGTGTTTTCTAAGGATGACCTCCAATCAACCCTCCCACCAGCAGAACAGGCTCACACTCCCATCCCAATGTTACACTCTCCAATCACACTCGAAGAAgtaaccaaacagcttaaggagCTTGATGCCAACAAATCGACTGGACATGATGGTCTGACTCCACGACTGCTAAAGGAACTAAGCCCTGCTATTTCAGTGCCCCttgcaaaattatttaacttgtcGTTAACGCAAGGAAAGCTTCAAAGGGATTAG
- the LOC136025557 gene encoding uncharacterized protein LOC136025557, translated as MTQNPGSHHILEHVQEERDLGVIVDSQLKFSSHSQKVSANASRALGIIKYSITSRSRHVICKLYKGLVRPCLEVWTILATPRFKRDKVVFEETQRRANKLIAGMENKPYSERLREINLPSLVYRRKRGEMILAHKLLSTNQENELLEIDPSHITR; from the coding sequence ATGACCCAAAACCCTGGAAGTCACCACATACTGGAGCATGTTCAGGAGGAGAGAGACCTTGGAGTTATTGTAGACTCCCAGTTGAAATTCAGCTCCCACTCACAGAAGGTCTCAGCCAATGCTAGCAGAGCCCTAGGCATCATTAAATACAGCATTACCAGCAGAAGTAGGCATGTAATCTGCAAGCTCTACAAAGGACTGGTAAGACCGTGTTTGGAGGTGTGGACCATCCTGGCCACCCCTCGATTCAAAAGGGACAAGGTAGTGTTTGAGGAAACCCAACGAAGGGCCAATAAGCTGATTGCCGGTATGGAAAACAAGCCCTACAGTGAACGGCTGAGGGAAATCAACCTCCCCTCTTTAGTCTATAGGCGGAAACGTGGGGAAATGATCCTGGCACACAAACTCCTCTCTACCAATCAAGAAAATGAGCTCCTAGAGATTGATCCCTCCCACATAACACGATGA